One segment of bacterium DNA contains the following:
- the lpxB gene encoding lipid-A-disaccharide synthase produces MGSKEQKKILMVAGEVSGDLHAAKVAEALLRKDKGVRLFGLGGPRMAAAGVEVREDLTKDSAMGFAEVVRQLPASLRRLKDCERWMAGERPDLLVLVDYPGFNLRLAARAHAMGIPVCYYIAPKVWAWNASRLKVMAKVLKKLLVIFPFEAVFFKKHRIPAVFVGNPSVEEMDLKPVARKEVLASLGLKLSQFPLVCAMPGSRRGEIGKIWPLFLKASRLLRKTCPDAAFVVPMPPGLTPGDFHGVTPDDPFYFVEGPAYDVRKACDLAWIKSGTSTLETALLKTPMVVVYKVAMVTGFLAKRFLKIKDVSLVNILAGRTVVTELLQEKAKPARLVAETNRLLDQRSFREGQLKAFAGIHRAIARPAKASEKAAVEILKLLKSGEPQRTQRAQRRIFE; encoded by the coding sequence ATGGGCTCGAAAGAACAAAAAAAGATCCTGATGGTCGCCGGGGAGGTCTCCGGCGACCTGCACGCGGCCAAGGTGGCCGAGGCCCTCTTGCGCAAGGACAAGGGCGTCCGCCTCTTCGGACTGGGCGGTCCCCGCATGGCGGCGGCGGGCGTGGAGGTCCGGGAGGACCTGACGAAGGATTCGGCCATGGGCTTCGCCGAGGTGGTCCGGCAGCTTCCCGCCTCCCTGCGGCGCCTCAAGGATTGCGAGCGGTGGATGGCCGGGGAAAGGCCGGACCTGCTGGTCCTGGTCGATTACCCCGGGTTCAACCTGCGCCTGGCCGCCCGGGCCCATGCCATGGGCATCCCGGTCTGCTATTACATCGCCCCCAAGGTCTGGGCCTGGAACGCGAGCCGCCTGAAGGTCATGGCGAAGGTCCTCAAAAAGCTCCTGGTCATCTTTCCCTTCGAGGCGGTCTTCTTCAAGAAGCACCGCATCCCCGCCGTTTTCGTGGGCAATCCGTCCGTGGAGGAAATGGACCTGAAGCCGGTCGCGCGCAAGGAGGTCCTGGCCTCCCTGGGGCTCAAGCTCTCCCAGTTCCCCCTGGTCTGCGCCATGCCGGGTAGCCGCCGGGGCGAGATCGGGAAGATCTGGCCGCTTTTCCTCAAGGCCTCCCGGTTGCTTCGAAAGACCTGCCCCGACGCCGCCTTCGTGGTGCCGATGCCCCCGGGCCTGACCCCCGGGGATTTCCACGGGGTGACCCCCGACGACCCCTTCTATTTCGTGGAAGGCCCCGCCTACGACGTCCGCAAGGCCTGCGACCTGGCCTGGATCAAGTCGGGCACCAGCACCCTGGAAACGGCCCTGCTCAAGACCCCCATGGTGGTGGTCTATAAGGTGGCCATGGTCACCGGCTTCCTGGCCAAGCGCTTCCTCAAGATCAAGGACGTCTCCCTGGTGAACATCCTGGCCGGGCGCACGGTCGTCACCGAACTGCTGCAGGAAAAGGCCAAACCGGCCCGGCTGGTGGCGGAGACGAACCGGCTCCTGGACCAGAGGTCCTTCCGGGAGGGGCAGTTGAAGGCCTTCGCCGGGATCCACCGCGCCATCGCCCGCCCCGCCAAGGCCTCGGAAAAGGCCGCCGTCGAGATTTTGAAACTGCTAAAAAGCGGCGAACCACAGAGGACACAGAGAGCACAGAGAAGGATATTTGAATGA
- a CDS encoding lysophospholipid acyltransferase family protein yields MKTHRLSLTDWLIVLVATPLIHLLGLTLRIKSEGRSDLGPRAKQEKPPLWSLWHETILMSVWYHRDRDVHVMISASRDGELITTVGKFFGYTAVRGSSSRGGQEATREMVDHLKAGKRCAITPDGPRGPRREMKMGAVTIARATGAPVVCFGFAAEHGWRLRSWDRFIVPKPFSRAVFVYGEPIAIPPEGGDDGEYLKKIQAEMDRVTQEAENHFARS; encoded by the coding sequence TTGAAGACACACCGCTTATCCCTGACCGACTGGCTCATCGTCCTTGTCGCCACGCCCCTCATCCACCTCTTGGGGTTGACCCTGCGCATCAAGTCCGAGGGACGCTCCGACCTGGGGCCGAGGGCGAAACAGGAGAAGCCCCCCCTCTGGTCCCTCTGGCACGAGACCATCCTCATGAGCGTCTGGTACCACCGCGACCGGGATGTGCACGTCATGATCTCCGCCAGCCGGGACGGGGAGCTCATCACCACCGTGGGCAAGTTCTTCGGTTATACGGCGGTCAGGGGTTCCAGCTCCCGGGGCGGGCAGGAGGCCACCCGTGAGATGGTGGACCACCTAAAGGCGGGCAAACGCTGCGCCATCACCCCCGACGGGCCCCGGGGCCCGAGGCGGGAGATGAAGATGGGGGCGGTCACCATCGCCCGGGCGACCGGCGCTCCCGTCGTCTGCTTCGGTTTCGCGGCCGAGCATGGCTGGCGCCTGAGGAGCTGGGACCGCTTCATCGTCCCCAAGCCCTTCTCCCGGGCGGTGTTCGTCTATGGAGAGCCCATCGCCATCCCGCCCGAGGGCGGGGACGACGGGGAATACCTCAAAAAGATCCAGGCCGAGATGGACAGGGTCACCCAAGAGGCCGAAAATCATTTCGCGAGATCGTAG
- a CDS encoding glycosyltransferase N-terminal domain-containing protein: MLLFIYRVAMFLIYVLARVIGIFYRSWTFQERLGFHRPEDVQKLASGYNVWLHAASAGEVNAITPFCQAFRKAKPEARIVLTTTSAMGRKIAMEKGVADHVFLAPLDEHWPLKRAFNAFRPVMVLVAETEFWPNWLRRAGQNGLPVLLINGRVSDRSFPRYQKFKRFFRPALECFALCLVQTRTDADRLEALGVSALRIQVAGQMKYDRSAPGALEVQNFKEKLFLLNRDVLFTLGSLRSGEDDQVLSKLPEILALDPSVKVLIAPRHMKNVPVHREKLKALGIPNVTRSELEKGQDSERVMILDSVGELSLAYALSRAAFVGGTLVPIGGHNVMEPALSRVPVCFGPYTQNVGEAAQALIESGGGVLVNDGDDLVRAFQRFMDPPTAREAGERGHDAVLSMRGATERTVTQVLQHWPLST, from the coding sequence ATGCTCCTTTTTATTTACCGCGTCGCCATGTTCCTCATCTACGTCCTGGCCCGGGTCATCGGGATCTTCTACCGCAGTTGGACCTTCCAGGAGCGGCTGGGTTTCCACCGCCCCGAGGACGTTCAAAAGCTCGCCTCGGGCTACAACGTCTGGCTCCACGCCGCCTCGGCGGGCGAGGTCAACGCCATCACGCCCTTCTGCCAGGCCTTCCGCAAGGCCAAGCCCGAGGCCCGCATCGTCCTGACCACCACCTCGGCCATGGGCCGCAAGATCGCGATGGAAAAGGGTGTCGCCGACCATGTCTTCCTGGCCCCCCTGGACGAGCACTGGCCCCTGAAGCGCGCCTTCAACGCCTTCCGGCCGGTGATGGTGCTGGTGGCCGAGACCGAGTTCTGGCCCAACTGGCTCCGTCGGGCGGGGCAGAACGGCCTTCCGGTCCTTCTCATCAACGGCCGGGTGTCGGACCGCAGCTTCCCCCGTTACCAAAAGTTCAAGCGCTTCTTCCGCCCGGCGTTGGAATGCTTCGCCCTCTGCCTGGTGCAGACCCGTACCGACGCCGACCGCCTGGAGGCCCTGGGGGTCTCGGCCCTGCGCATCCAGGTGGCGGGCCAGATGAAATACGACCGCAGCGCGCCGGGGGCCCTGGAGGTCCAGAACTTCAAGGAGAAGCTGTTCCTGCTCAACCGGGACGTGCTCTTCACCCTGGGAAGCCTGCGCAGCGGCGAGGACGACCAGGTCCTTTCCAAGCTGCCCGAGATCCTGGCCCTGGACCCGTCGGTCAAGGTGCTCATCGCCCCCCGGCACATGAAGAACGTGCCGGTCCACCGGGAGAAACTGAAGGCCTTGGGCATCCCTAACGTCACCCGCAGTGAGCTGGAGAAGGGGCAGGACTCGGAGCGGGTCATGATCCTCGACAGCGTGGGGGAGCTCTCCCTGGCCTACGCCCTTTCCCGGGCGGCCTTCGTGGGCGGCACCCTGGTGCCCATCGGAGGGCACAATGTGATGGAACCGGCCCTGTCCCGGGTGCCCGTCTGCTTCGGCCCCTACACCCAGAACGTGGGCGAGGCCGCCCAGGCCCTCATCGAGTCCGGCGGGGGCGTCCTGGTCAACGACGGGGACGACCTGGTGCGGGCCTTCCAACGCTTCATGGACCCGCCGACCGCCCGAGAGGCGGGGGAACGGGGCCACGACGCGGTCCTTTCCATGCGGGGCGCCACCGAGCGGACCGTGACCCAGGTCCTCCAGCACTGGCCCCTTTCCACCTGA
- the lpxK gene encoding tetraacyldisaccharide 4'-kinase codes for MSDFETSYLKFLHDRPQTPWDRALFNFLRGLSFLYLGGWWLRKTFYRSGFLRRNRLNCPVISVGNITTGGTGKTPIVIALARHFVDQGLRVAVLSRGYRRSVRRPGVTWVSDGEKCLVGPEEGGDEPVLVAKSVPKAAVLVSPDRYKAGKEALKKFRPDLLIMDDGYQRRFRLHRDLDILVVDGINPFSTGWVLPAGLLREPLQALSEADVFILNKAKLARSPEDIRTVLQRHNPRALILESNYRPMGLRDIRTGKEVKPSTLDRVPVGAFSGVANPLSFVRTLAEYKVLVRHAYNLKDHYAYTREKLKFIAADAKLRGLSHLVTTGKDEVKLPKDMDLGIPVLVLDIDWQVSKGRLGWDTVLKNISLSCGKA; via the coding sequence TTGAGCGACTTCGAAACCTCCTATCTCAAGTTCCTGCATGACCGCCCCCAGACCCCTTGGGACCGGGCCCTCTTCAATTTTTTGAGGGGCCTTTCCTTCCTTTACCTGGGCGGGTGGTGGCTGCGGAAGACCTTCTACCGTTCCGGGTTCCTGAGGCGTAATCGCCTCAATTGCCCGGTCATCAGCGTGGGCAACATCACCACCGGCGGCACGGGCAAGACCCCCATCGTCATCGCCCTGGCGCGCCATTTCGTGGACCAGGGCCTGCGGGTGGCGGTCTTGAGCCGGGGCTATCGCCGCAGCGTCCGGCGGCCGGGGGTCACCTGGGTCTCGGACGGGGAGAAATGCCTGGTGGGGCCGGAGGAAGGCGGGGACGAACCGGTACTGGTGGCCAAGAGCGTCCCCAAGGCGGCGGTGCTGGTCTCGCCGGACCGCTACAAGGCGGGCAAGGAGGCCCTGAAGAAGTTCCGGCCCGACCTTCTCATCATGGACGACGGCTACCAGCGCCGTTTCCGCCTGCACCGGGACCTGGACATCCTGGTGGTGGACGGCATCAATCCCTTCAGCACGGGCTGGGTGCTGCCGGCGGGCCTCCTGCGCGAGCCCCTGCAGGCGCTTTCCGAGGCCGACGTCTTCATCCTCAACAAGGCGAAATTGGCCCGGAGCCCCGAGGATATCCGCACCGTGCTCCAGCGGCACAACCCCCGGGCCCTGATCCTGGAATCCAACTACCGGCCCATGGGCTTGAGGGACATCCGCACGGGGAAGGAGGTCAAACCCTCGACCCTGGACCGCGTCCCCGTGGGCGCCTTCTCGGGGGTGGCCAATCCCCTTTCCTTCGTGCGGACCCTGGCCGAATATAAGGTCCTGGTCCGCCACGCCTACAACCTGAAGGACCACTATGCCTACACCCGGGAGAAGCTCAAGTTCATCGCCGCCGACGCCAAATTGCGGGGCCTGAGCCACCTGGTCACGACGGGGAAGGACGAGGTGAAGCTGCCCAAGGATATGGACCTGGGGATCCCGGTGCTGGTGCTGGACATCGACTGGCAGGTGTCCAAGGGCAGGCTGGGTTGGGATACGGTCCTTAAGAACATTTCGCTGTCCTGTGGTAAAGCTTGA
- a CDS encoding glycosyltransferase family 9 protein encodes MKPKPAHDPEQKPEPQRILVLRYSSLGDVALTVPVLDGLLAAFPRARVFYATKEKYAPVVREHPALAGVVTLKGSGFFSTWAHFRELKALKPTLVLDLHDSLRTHLLASFLGKTRWQVYQSEGARRRALVKHPQGPPSLHTIQKYLKVLEPLGVRPHLKIRFELPVSKKQNADLKEFMERRKIHPSQFVVGLGPGSLWKTKQWMPENYAELASRLVEDYRCTLWWFGSKEEAPLIQAIQAKMRGTPLERGLNLAESADLERSITLLGRCDLFIGNDSGLTHLASGRGCRVVVLYGSTTPSLGFEPWGPHSVVEVAGLPCRPCDVHGKNVCPLGHFKCMKDMTVDLVEGAVKRSMRRSR; translated from the coding sequence ATGAAACCAAAGCCGGCCCATGACCCGGAACAGAAACCCGAGCCTCAGCGCATCCTGGTGCTCCGCTATTCCTCGCTGGGGGACGTGGCCCTGACCGTTCCGGTGCTCGACGGTCTCCTGGCCGCCTTCCCCCGGGCCCGGGTCTTCTACGCCACCAAGGAGAAATACGCCCCCGTGGTGCGCGAGCACCCGGCCCTGGCCGGGGTGGTGACCTTGAAGGGGTCGGGCTTCTTCAGCACCTGGGCGCACTTCCGCGAATTGAAGGCCCTCAAGCCCACCCTGGTGTTGGACCTGCATGATTCCCTGCGGACGCACCTTCTGGCCAGCTTCCTGGGCAAGACCCGTTGGCAGGTCTATCAGAGCGAGGGCGCGCGGCGCCGGGCGCTGGTCAAGCATCCCCAAGGCCCGCCGAGCCTCCACACGATCCAAAAATACCTGAAGGTCCTGGAGCCGCTGGGGGTCCGCCCCCACCTGAAGATCCGTTTCGAACTGCCGGTCTCCAAAAAACAGAACGCCGACCTCAAGGAGTTCATGGAAAGGCGCAAGATCCATCCCTCCCAGTTCGTGGTGGGCCTGGGGCCGGGTTCCCTTTGGAAGACCAAGCAGTGGATGCCGGAGAATTACGCCGAGTTGGCCTCGCGGCTGGTGGAGGACTACCGTTGCACCCTCTGGTGGTTCGGGAGCAAGGAAGAGGCCCCGCTCATCCAAGCCATCCAGGCCAAGATGCGGGGGACCCCCCTGGAACGGGGGCTGAACCTGGCCGAGTCGGCGGACCTGGAAAGGTCCATCACCCTGCTGGGGCGCTGCGACCTTTTCATCGGCAACGATTCGGGGCTCACCCACCTGGCCTCGGGCCGGGGTTGCCGGGTGGTGGTGCTCTACGGTTCCACGACCCCCTCGCTGGGCTTCGAGCCCTGGGGACCCCATTCGGTGGTCGAGGTGGCGGGCCTGCCCTGCCGGCCCTGCGACGTGCACGGGAAGAACGTCTGCCCCCTGGGACACTTCAAGTGCATGAAGGACATGACGGTGGACCTGGTGGAAGGGGCGGTGAAGCGGTCGATGAGGCGGAGCCGATGA
- the waaF gene encoding lipopolysaccharide heptosyltransferase II, producing the protein MSQNHSPRRHGDTERGSLRTEGNSKTLKILVRVPNWLGDTLMSTPAVTAVRRMFPQAHLTILAKPVFEDFWKNFPGVDDFIPVEKGWKGYWATAAWIKAGKFDKALVLPTSFSSAFLLFLGEVPERIGWGGEGRDLFLTQVVPQADARQRHLVAEYLALVQKGLGRPLRDRTAALHCPVPQEAKAGLQRVWKDMGVPQKGSYIALAPGATYGPAKRWPLAYWKELMGLLLAERKENLLILGGLEEEAYLKPLTEGWDAKREGRIHLLAGRTTPSILGAMLARCRLLITNDTGPMHVAAGVGTPTVSLFGSTSPDWTRPFGKGHEVIYKHLECSPCFQRTCPIGYKCLHAISVNEVHRTVLKKLKGRGKIGPEIIAPRAGNSAKLST; encoded by the coding sequence ATGAGCCAAAACCATTCACCACGGAGACACGGAGATACGGAGAGAGGATCTTTGCGAACCGAAGGAAATTCAAAGACTTTAAAGATCCTCGTGCGCGTGCCCAATTGGCTGGGGGACACCCTCATGTCCACCCCCGCCGTGACGGCGGTGAGGCGGATGTTCCCCCAAGCCCACCTGACCATCCTGGCCAAGCCCGTCTTCGAGGATTTTTGGAAGAACTTCCCCGGGGTCGATGACTTCATCCCCGTGGAAAAGGGCTGGAAGGGCTACTGGGCCACCGCCGCCTGGATCAAGGCCGGAAAATTCGACAAGGCCCTCGTCCTGCCCACTTCCTTCTCGTCGGCGTTCCTCCTTTTCCTGGGCGAGGTCCCGGAACGCATCGGGTGGGGCGGGGAAGGGCGCGACCTGTTCCTCACCCAGGTGGTGCCCCAGGCGGACGCCCGGCAACGGCACCTGGTGGCGGAGTACCTGGCCCTGGTCCAAAAGGGTCTTGGGCGGCCCCTTCGGGACAGGACGGCGGCCCTTCATTGCCCCGTGCCCCAAGAGGCGAAGGCCGGTCTTCAGCGGGTCTGGAAGGACATGGGCGTTCCCCAGAAGGGGAGTTATATCGCGTTGGCGCCCGGCGCCACCTATGGCCCGGCCAAGCGCTGGCCCCTGGCCTATTGGAAGGAGTTGATGGGGCTTTTGCTGGCCGAACGCAAGGAGAACCTCCTGATCCTGGGGGGGCTGGAGGAAGAGGCCTATCTCAAGCCCCTGACCGAGGGGTGGGACGCGAAGCGGGAGGGGCGCATCCATCTCTTGGCGGGGCGCACGACCCCGTCCATCCTGGGGGCCATGCTGGCGCGTTGCCGCCTGCTCATCACCAACGACACCGGGCCCATGCACGTGGCCGCCGGGGTGGGGACGCCGACCGTCTCCCTTTTTGGGTCCACCTCGCCCGATTGGACCCGGCCCTTCGGGAAGGGGCACGAGGTCATTTACAAGCACCTCGAATGCAGTCCCTGCTTCCAGCGGACCTGCCCCATCGGCTACAAGTGCCTGCACGCCATCTCGGTGAACGAAGTGCACCGGACGGTCCTGAAAAAGCTCAAGGGCCGGGGGAAGATCGGTCCCGAAATAATCGCTCCTCGGGCGGGGAATAGTGCTAAATTAAGCACCTAA
- a CDS encoding type II toxin-antitoxin system Phd/YefM family antitoxin, whose protein sequence is MGIKFSEDIRSVTDLKRNTRSLLDQIHKTGRPVVLTVNGKADAVLMNAKAYEVYLSAVNLARELVSAEKDVTSHRVRPARAFLKEFKHARSISG, encoded by the coding sequence ATGGGGATCAAGTTTTCCGAGGATATTCGGTCGGTGACGGACCTGAAGCGCAATACCCGGAGCCTATTGGACCAGATCCACAAGACCGGCCGCCCGGTCGTGCTGACCGTCAATGGAAAGGCGGACGCCGTCCTCATGAACGCGAAAGCCTATGAGGTTTATTTGAGCGCCGTGAACCTTGCCCGCGAACTTGTTTCGGCCGAGAAGGATGTGACCTCGCATCGGGTGCGCCCCGCCCGCGCCTTCTTGAAAGAGTTCAAACATGCCCGCTCGATATCAGGTTAA
- a CDS encoding type II toxin-antitoxin system RelE/ParE family toxin, producing MPARYQVKVTRVAEEDLKGIWDHIAKDSRREAERFISRMEHQIATLEQYPERCPSVPENEVLGTGYRHILYGDYRTIFRISQRTVYILRIIHGSRLLDDSAFG from the coding sequence ATGCCCGCTCGATATCAGGTTAAGGTCACCCGCGTCGCCGAGGAGGATCTGAAGGGAATTTGGGACCATATCGCCAAGGACAGCCGGCGGGAAGCCGAAAGATTCATCTCCCGCATGGAGCACCAGATCGCCACTCTGGAACAATATCCTGAAAGATGTCCCTCGGTCCCGGAAAACGAAGTATTGGGAACAGGATACCGTCATATCCTTTATGGGGATTACCGGACGATCTTCCGGATCTCCCAAAGAACGGTTTATATTCTTCGGATCATCCATGGATCCCGTTTGTTGGATGATTCGGCTTTTGGTTGA
- a CDS encoding glycosyltransferase family 9 protein, which translates to MKRILVVKLSSMGDTLLSAPVFEAVRAGFPQARVTVLVEPYLHELFLHSRWADEVLAYSSEGLWQRGFLLRAWRTGRFLTGLQKRHFDLALDLTGSAASSRLVSQCGAGLRIGPGLPGLNASYDHLVPLPAGRKRTSYETDLFMARALGLAPRPLERSGGIWNVPDEARSFAETFWKANRFSAQDMVVALNPFAAYPTREWYPSKWAMVIRELDANGVKTFLTCLPAQKDRLQEIEKQAGPSLPSYSGRGVLPLLALYQKSALWVGVNAAYRHLAAGVGAPTLTLWGPDPIQKDHPYSIERHPQVLKEVPCRPCRLTVCVDKKHECMVALQPEDVLKAIKRSLKSLVRS; encoded by the coding sequence ATGAAACGGATCCTGGTGGTGAAGTTGAGCTCGATGGGGGATACCCTCCTCTCCGCCCCCGTCTTCGAGGCCGTCCGCGCCGGGTTCCCGCAGGCCCGCGTCACCGTCCTGGTCGAACCCTACCTCCACGAACTTTTCCTCCATTCCCGCTGGGCCGACGAGGTCCTGGCCTATTCCTCCGAGGGCCTTTGGCAGAGGGGCTTCCTCCTCAGGGCCTGGCGCACGGGCCGCTTCCTGACCGGCCTTCAAAAGCGCCACTTCGACCTGGCCCTGGACCTGACCGGCAGCGCCGCCAGTTCCCGGCTGGTCTCCCAATGCGGGGCGGGCTTGAGGATCGGCCCCGGCCTTCCCGGCTTGAACGCCTCTTACGACCACCTGGTGCCCCTGCCCGCGGGGAGGAAGCGGACCTCCTACGAGACGGACCTTTTCATGGCCCGGGCCCTGGGGCTGGCGCCCCGTCCCCTGGAGCGCTCGGGCGGCATCTGGAACGTTCCCGACGAGGCCCGTTCCTTCGCCGAGACCTTCTGGAAGGCCAACCGCTTCAGCGCCCAGGACATGGTGGTGGCCCTGAACCCCTTCGCCGCCTATCCGACCCGGGAGTGGTATCCCTCCAAATGGGCCATGGTGATCCGCGAGCTGGACGCCAACGGGGTCAAGACCTTCCTCACCTGCCTGCCCGCCCAGAAGGACCGCCTGCAGGAGATCGAGAAACAAGCCGGGCCCTCCCTCCCGTCCTATTCGGGCCGGGGAGTTCTGCCGCTCCTGGCCCTCTACCAGAAGTCGGCCCTTTGGGTCGGCGTCAACGCGGCCTACCGCCACCTGGCGGCCGGCGTCGGCGCCCCGACCCTGACCCTTTGGGGGCCGGACCCGATCCAGAAGGACCATCCCTATTCGATCGAGCGCCATCCCCAAGTGCTCAAGGAAGTGCCCTGCCGCCCCTGCCGCCTGACGGTCTGCGTGGACAAGAAGCATGAGTGCATGGTGGCCCTCCAGCCCGAGGACGTCCTGAAGGCCATCAAACGGTCATTGAAGAGCCTGGTCCGGTCTTGA
- a CDS encoding glycosyltransferase family 9 protein — translation MTPSFQKILILRPRFLGDLILATGLPELFHKANPDAKVWFLTEAPYAPLLEGHPRVAGVLALDPSRKNDPFYQIAFYRKLRAEKFDLVLDLFGNMRTAFLSFFSGAPVRVGFENRGRSWAYTHLAPPSSPAFASGRRRVTEAYLDQVRVLGLPVGNYRTLSGVTEAEKAQVERILERASLKPGEKLAVICPGASWPAKRWPLEKFIELGFWLKKSGVRPLYIFGPKEGDLAEEFQDHMDKDWLVIDQPNLRGLMAFIEAADVLVANDSGPMHVGPSVGTPTLGIFGPGEPEIWFPYDAPHRAAYAEVPCSHCGLDHCSLMACMAHLDVKTMARNALEMIALKGSTTPGN, via the coding sequence TTGACCCCTTCCTTCCAAAAGATCCTCATCCTCCGTCCCCGCTTCCTGGGGGACCTCATCCTGGCCACCGGCCTTCCCGAACTGTTCCACAAGGCGAACCCCGACGCGAAGGTGTGGTTCCTGACCGAGGCCCCCTACGCGCCCCTCCTGGAAGGCCATCCCCGGGTCGCCGGGGTGCTGGCGCTGGACCCTTCGCGCAAGAACGACCCCTTCTACCAGATCGCCTTCTACCGGAAGCTCCGGGCCGAGAAGTTCGACCTGGTGCTGGACCTTTTCGGGAACATGCGCACCGCCTTCCTGTCCTTCTTCTCCGGGGCGCCGGTGCGGGTGGGGTTCGAGAACCGGGGACGCAGTTGGGCCTATACCCATCTGGCCCCGCCCTCCTCGCCGGCCTTCGCTTCCGGCCGCCGCCGGGTGACCGAGGCCTACCTGGACCAGGTGCGGGTGCTGGGCTTGCCGGTGGGGAACTACCGGACCCTCTCGGGGGTCACGGAAGCGGAAAAGGCCCAGGTGGAACGGATATTGGAACGGGCCTCCCTGAAGCCCGGCGAAAAGCTGGCGGTGATCTGCCCGGGCGCCTCCTGGCCCGCCAAGCGCTGGCCCCTGGAGAAGTTCATCGAGCTGGGGTTCTGGCTGAAAAAAAGCGGGGTGCGGCCCCTCTATATCTTCGGGCCCAAGGAAGGGGACCTGGCCGAGGAGTTCCAGGACCACATGGACAAGGACTGGCTCGTCATCGACCAGCCGAACCTCCGGGGCCTGATGGCCTTCATCGAGGCGGCGGACGTGCTGGTGGCCAACGATTCGGGTCCCATGCACGTGGGGCCCTCGGTGGGCACGCCGACGCTGGGCATCTTCGGGCCCGGGGAGCCGGAGATCTGGTTCCCCTATGACGCGCCCCACCGGGCGGCCTACGCGGAAGTGCCCTGCTCCCATTGCGGGCTGGACCATTGTTCCCTCATGGCCTGCATGGCCCATTTGGACGTGAAGACCATGGCCCGGAACGCGTTGGAAATGATCGCGTTGAAGGGTTCGACGACACCGGGAAATTGA
- a CDS encoding CopG family transcriptional regulator, protein MKTITVKIPESLERELENLARKRHVSRSAVLREALNGLAKQRKRSAADLAGELVGTLRGASDLSTAPKHMRGYGE, encoded by the coding sequence ATGAAGACCATTACCGTCAAAATTCCTGAATCCCTGGAGCGGGAATTGGAAAACTTGGCCCGCAAGCGCCATGTCAGCCGTTCCGCCGTTTTAAGGGAAGCCTTGAACGGCCTTGCTAAACAGCGTAAACGTTCCGCCGCCGATCTGGCGGGAGAATTGGTGGGAACCCTCCGTGGCGCCTCCGATTTATCCACCGCACCCAAGCACATGCGTGGGTATGGTGAATGA
- a CDS encoding PIN domain-containing protein yields the protein MRQNYIVDTGPLVALLNSRDQYHPWARDLFESIEPPLATCEAVISEACFLVRGMKGGAHAVFGLLDRGVLDLSFRLEPHLTAVEALMSRYSSLPMSLADACLVKMSELDPKAVILTFDSDFRVYRRNGRQVVPVAMPDRLG from the coding sequence ATGAGACAAAACTACATCGTTGATACTGGCCCCCTAGTCGCGTTATTGAATAGCCGGGACCAATATCACCCTTGGGCCCGCGACCTCTTCGAATCCATTGAACCTCCGTTGGCGACCTGCGAGGCAGTTATTTCTGAAGCTTGTTTTTTAGTGCGTGGGATGAAAGGCGGGGCCCACGCGGTGTTTGGGCTGTTGGATCGCGGCGTACTGGACTTATCTTTCCGGTTGGAACCCCACTTAACAGCTGTCGAAGCCTTAATGTCCAGGTATTCCAGCTTACCCATGTCGTTGGCAGACGCCTGCCTCGTAAAAATGTCCGAGCTGGATCCCAAAGCCGTTATTTTAACCTTCGATAGTGATTTTAGGGTGTACCGGCGAAACGGCCGACAAGTAGTGCCGGTTGCCATGCCGGATAGACTCGGGTAA
- a CDS encoding FUSC family protein produces the protein MMTLKVQGDILTPRQAGFVTQAVKTSAAATLALYLAGLLQLPEPYWAAVSAIIVMQSDLGELERASVSRLAGTAIGALVGACAVSFFGASLWSFALAVLITTLICAVIGRWETYRFAGVTVAIVMLITHHGTPWMVALHRFLEVSFGIVVAFLVTLVSLKIVNGEGRKPSPKRRPLKAHKRLGKIKL, from the coding sequence ATGATGACCTTGAAGGTTCAGGGCGATATTTTGACTCCACGCCAGGCGGGTTTTGTCACCCAAGCGGTAAAGACGAGCGCCGCGGCCACCCTGGCTCTCTACCTCGCTGGATTGCTTCAACTGCCCGAACCCTATTGGGCGGCTGTCAGCGCGATCATCGTCATGCAGTCCGACCTGGGGGAACTGGAAAGGGCCTCGGTTAGCCGGTTGGCGGGGACGGCTATCGGCGCCTTAGTGGGCGCCTGCGCGGTATCCTTCTTTGGCGCCTCCTTGTGGTCCTTCGCGTTGGCGGTCCTCATCACCACACTCATCTGCGCGGTCATCGGCCGTTGGGAAACCTACCGCTTTGCCGGCGTAACCGTCGCGATCGTCATGCTGATCACGCATCATGGAACACCTTGGATGGTGGCCCTGCATAGGTTCCTGGAAGTTTCTTTCGGGATTGTGGTGGCTTTCCTGGTCACTCTGGTGTCCCTCAAAATCGTCAATGGGGAGGGTCGGAAGCCTTCACCCAAAAGGCGCCCTCTCAAGGCCCATAAAAGGCTAGGGAAAATTAAACTTTGA